The window CGTCGGTCTCCGGTCCTGTTGAGCTAAATCCGCGGTGCGTCTAAACGCCGATCCATCTTTGGTTAGAGAAAAGAGATAAATAGCGGTTTAGCTTTTACCCTATCGATGATAAACAGCGGTTTTTTCTTAAAGCCTTCCTCTCTGAGGAAGGTGGATCGCCGCCGCTTTTGCGGCGAGACGGAAGGAGTGTTGCTCTGTTTGGCGCGGTTCCCGCGCCAAACAGAGCCCGCGACAAAAGCCGCGGCAGAACAGAAGGTCAACTCTCCCTCAGTCCCTACGGGACAGCTCCCTCACAGAGGGCGCCAAAATCTTTGGTAAATCGGTGTTTAGACGTGCTGCTGGTCTTTATTGATGTGTTTGCCCAGTTTTCCCCGCCCCGCTGTTTGACAATAAAAAATGCCGGTAATATCATATAAGGGTTGTATTTGAAAAGAGGTTACATGAATTTGAATGTTTTGCTTATAAAACGTTATCTGGTATTTATTCTCGGGGTCCTCATCAATTCATTCGGAATCAGCTTTATCACAAAGGCCAGCCTCGGCACTTCGCCGATAACGAGCGTTCCCTATGTGTTCAGCCTGCGTTTCACGCCGACTCTGGGGGAATGTTCCTTCGTCCTCAATATGTTGTTTATCTTCCTGCAGCTTTTGCTGCTGCGGCGTGATTTTCAGAAGATCCAGCTGCTGCAGATCGCGGTGAATTTTGTCTTTAGCTGGTTTATCGACGTGAGCATGCTGCTTTTGGCCTCCTTCGCGCCGGTGAGCTATGCCGCGAAGCTCGTCTCACTGGCGGCGGGCTGCGCGATACTCGCCTTCGGCATCAGCCTCGAGGTCTACGCGAACGTCCTGATGATTCCCGGGGAAGGGGCCGTCTACGCTATCTCCAAGGTGCTGAATAAGGAGTTCGGCGTCGTCAAGGCGGGCTTCGACATCACGCTGATGCTCACGGCGGTGACGCTTTCGCTGCTGTTTTTCCGTGGGCTGAACGGGATAGGGGAGGGGACGGTGATCTCGGCCTTTATCGTCGGGATGATCGTCAGGCTGTATAATAAACGGCTCGGTTTTATCGGCAGTTATCTGAATCCGCAGCGTCAGTGACGCGGTGTTGGCGGCTGTTTCAGCGTCATACGCAGTACGGAAAGCCGCTGTCCGTGACGGTCGGTATTCACTGATTTTTCAAAAATGACGAAGCCTAGACGCTTATAGAATAGGACTGCGCCAGTGTTTTGTTCATATACCTTGACGTACCTAATGCCGTATCTCGTACGCGCATAGTCCACAAGGGCGGCGCCGATGCCTCTTTTGAAACTTTCGGGGACCACGTACAGCATTTTCAGCTCCTCGCCCGCGATGGCCGCAAAACCCTTGACGGCGGCGCGGCCGAAGCAGACCAGCTTCAAGTTACGCAGATCACGGCTCACGTAAGGGCGTTTTAGTCGTACCGTCTCGCCGCCGTCTCCAAAAAAGTCGTGCGTCGCGAGCATGGCCTGTTCCCAGATGTCAAGAAGCCGTTCTTCCAGAGCGGCATCAAGCCGTGCCGGTTCGTATAATTCCAGTTCCCAGTCAGGCCGCATGGAGAGAGGCGGCCTATTCGGAGGCCGGCTTCGTATTGTAGCCCTCGTTGTAGTAGCGTCTCTTGCCGACTGTCCGCTTGCCGTACTCGATCGCCTCCGCGGGGCAGCCGCTGATGCAGGCCATGCAGTGGGTGCAGCGGCCGTTCCATTCAGGACGTCCCTCTTTGATTTCGATGCCGTTCAGCGGGCAGAGTTCGGCGCATCTGCCGCAGCCGGTGCATTTATCGGTGGCGCGGAAGGATTTGCTCTTTACCGCCAGCAGGTAGAATAGGGGATTGACGACGGCGCTTTTTATGATGTCGATAAAAGAGGGTCTGTAATCGCTGATATAGGCTCCGCGGCTGATGCTCTCGGCGATCGCGAATATCTGCGGCGTCGTCGCCCTGATTATGCTCTCGGATCGCTCCCGGTCCGGTACGTTCATGAGCGCCACGTAGTTCTCCGGCATGTCTACGGAGGCGAGCCCCATGAACTCCAGCCCCTTCGACTCGCAGAGCTTTTTCGCGTAATGCACGGCGTTTCCGGCCTCGGAGGCGCAGGTGACGACGAAGTAGGCTTTTTTACAGCCCTCGAAGGAGGCTGCGCGGATGAAGCTCTCGACGGCGCGCGGAATGCGCCAGGCGTAAATCGGCGCGGCAAAGACGAGGGGCCGCTCGGATTTTATCGCCGCCCCGGCGTCACGCCTCATGAGCCTGTTGAGGGAGGCGGTTTCATCTTTCGTGACCGATTCGATTACCTGTGCCGCGTAGCGGCTGTTTCCGGTTCCGCTGAAATATAGAATCATTAGCTCATACTCCTTTGTATTCGGCCCTCAATGATACTTTACGGCGGGCCTAAAAAGCAATAGGAAAAGTGAAAATAGCCGCCGTAATCGCCCGTCGGAGTAGTTTTTCGCAGGTTTTTGCGGTTTGCGTCCTATGGTCATGCGCCGTTCTGTCCAAGCTGCCATTTGGCCTGGCGCGCAAAGAGGGATATAATGTAGCCTATGTGTATTATTTTGCGGAATATATTTCGTTTGCGGAGCGGGAGGCGTTATGGATAACAGACTGAGCCAGAGGGAAGTTGAAATATTCGAGACGATGTCCGTGCCGAAGGCTGTGGCGGCCCTCGCCGTGCCCACCGTTATCAGCCAGATCATCGCCATGGTCTATAATCTCGCCGACACCTGGTACATCGGACAGCTCAACGATACGAACATGATGGCGGCGGTGACGCTGATTTTCCCCGTTTTTTTGATGCTCTCCGCGCTCGCGAACCTCTTCGGCATCGGCGGTGCGAGCCTGCTTTCAAGGTCGCTTGGCGAACATAATTACGTGCGCGTGCGCGAGGCCGGGGCTTCGAGCGCCTGGATGGCCGTGGCCGCCACGCTGGCCTATTCGCTGGTCACGATGATATGGCGCGTGCCGCTGCTGCGCATGCTCGGCGCGGACGACGGCACGATAGATTACGCGAGCGGCTATCTATTCTGGACAGTTGCCGTCGGCGGCCTGCCGACGGTGATGAACATGGTGCTCGCGCACCTGATCCGTTCCGAGGGGGCGTCGCGCGAGGCGAGCTTCGGCATGAGTTTCGGCGGGCTGCTGAATATGCTGCTTGACCCATTTTTTATCTACGACTGGGGGCTGGGGCTGAAGATGGAGGGGGCGGCGATCGCCACCTGTATCTCCAATATCGCGGCTACCTCGTATCTGCTGTATTATCTCTTCCGCACACGGCGGGAGAATGTGATCTCGCTTTCGCCGAAGTATTTCCGTTTCAAAAGGAGCGTCGCCGGGGAGATATTTTTTGTGGGACTGCCCTCCTCGATACAGTTCATGATGAGCGTCCTCTCCAACGCTGTGCTGAACTACCTTATGGCGGCATACACGGCAAGCGCCCTCTCCGCCGTCGGCATCGTCAAAAAGGTCGATATGGTGCCCACCTATGTCGTTCAGGGGATCTGCAACGGCGTCATCCCGCTTTTGGCCTATAACTATGCCTCCGGGAATTATAAACGCCTCTGGCGGTGCGCCTATTTCGCGGGCGTCTGTTCGCTCTGCGTCACCTTTTCCTATCTGGCGCTCTGCGAATCCTTCGCCCCCTTCATCATCAGAATATTCATCGATAACGCCCGGGCCGTTGACCTGGGGGCGGTATTCCTGCGCCTGCACTGCATGTCCACGCCCTTTCTGGCGATATTCTTCCTCGTCATCGCCTTCTTCCAGGCGACGGGACGCGGCACGCCGGCGCTGTTCATCTCTTTTTTGCGCAAGGGCGCGATAGACATTCCCTTCATGATCGTGATGAACGCCGTCTGGCCGATGTACGGGATAATGGCCGTTCAGCCGATGATGGATTTTATCGTCGCCGTTATCTGTCTCTCCATCTACCGGATAGTGCAGAAAAAGGACCGAAGGGAGCTGGAGCTAAAGAAAACGGCATAGGCGCGCTTTCGCACTGTCTACATCTTTGCCAAGCCATTTATGGCTGCTCGCGTCAGTCTGACATGACATGCCGGACGATGTGCTTTGGGCTTTTTATTTTCCGGCCTCTCACTCTTTATACCCTTCAACCTGGTCACTATTCAGGGCGACTATATGCTGCTGGAAAAGAAGCAGAAGAACTGAGAACGCTGCTATAATTGTTACCGTTGTCGCAACTCCATTCCTGGCAGCAGGAGGGAGGGATTTTCCGTGACAAAAGTGGCGATCTCTTTTTTAATCTCTGTTATGGCTGGCGTGGCTGCCAACTTCATCAGCAAATGGTTAGACAGAGAGGATGACGACGACTAGCCATAGCAACAAAAAAGCCAAGGCTG is drawn from Cloacibacillus porcorum and contains these coding sequences:
- a CDS encoding YczE/YyaS/YitT family protein, which produces MNVLLIKRYLVFILGVLINSFGISFITKASLGTSPITSVPYVFSLRFTPTLGECSFVLNMLFIFLQLLLLRRDFQKIQLLQIAVNFVFSWFIDVSMLLLASFAPVSYAAKLVSLAAGCAILAFGISLEVYANVLMIPGEGAVYAISKVLNKEFGVVKAGFDITLMLTAVTLSLLFFRGLNGIGEGTVISAFIVGMIVRLYNKRLGFIGSYLNPQRQ
- a CDS encoding GNAT family N-acetyltransferase, whose translation is MRPDWELELYEPARLDAALEERLLDIWEQAMLATHDFFGDGGETVRLKRPYVSRDLRNLKLVCFGRAAVKGFAAIAGEELKMLYVVPESFKRGIGAALVDYARTRYGIRYVKVYEQNTGAVLFYKRLGFVIFEKSVNTDRHGQRLSVLRMTLKQPPTPRH
- a CDS encoding EFR1 family ferrodoxin (N-terminal region resembles flavodoxins. C-terminal ferrodoxin region binds two 4Fe-4S clusters.), encoding MILYFSGTGNSRYAAQVIESVTKDETASLNRLMRRDAGAAIKSERPLVFAAPIYAWRIPRAVESFIRAASFEGCKKAYFVVTCASEAGNAVHYAKKLCESKGLEFMGLASVDMPENYVALMNVPDRERSESIIRATTPQIFAIAESISRGAYISDYRPSFIDIIKSAVVNPLFYLLAVKSKSFRATDKCTGCGRCAELCPLNGIEIKEGRPEWNGRCTHCMACISGCPAEAIEYGKRTVGKRRYYNEGYNTKPASE
- a CDS encoding MATE family efflux transporter gives rise to the protein MDNRLSQREVEIFETMSVPKAVAALAVPTVISQIIAMVYNLADTWYIGQLNDTNMMAAVTLIFPVFLMLSALANLFGIGGASLLSRSLGEHNYVRVREAGASSAWMAVAATLAYSLVTMIWRVPLLRMLGADDGTIDYASGYLFWTVAVGGLPTVMNMVLAHLIRSEGASREASFGMSFGGLLNMLLDPFFIYDWGLGLKMEGAAIATCISNIAATSYLLYYLFRTRRENVISLSPKYFRFKRSVAGEIFFVGLPSSIQFMMSVLSNAVLNYLMAAYTASALSAVGIVKKVDMVPTYVVQGICNGVIPLLAYNYASGNYKRLWRCAYFAGVCSLCVTFSYLALCESFAPFIIRIFIDNARAVDLGAVFLRLHCMSTPFLAIFFLVIAFFQATGRGTPALFISFLRKGAIDIPFMIVMNAVWPMYGIMAVQPMMDFIVAVICLSIYRIVQKKDRRELELKKTA